The proteins below are encoded in one region of uncultured Eubacteriales bacterium:
- a CDS encoding exported hypothetical protein (Evidence 5 : No homology to any previously reported sequences), whose product MQRVSKRALPWILALVLVFSMSPAVSAAGLTPRNEGVRHEDCTSLSAQADSYYTGDYAWDKLSTLEGTDTDSSLQGTKTPLYSQLQTLMSTTMTKKVTYNSLTSYWPTTDTQPGYSNATLFYCDVDSSSYNREHVWPKSRASYYETGGGADLHHLRPTNSTVNSTRNNYTMGNVQGVITNPSTYSYGGKIVLWYNTAGNGLVEVNDDIKGDVARILLYIYVRWGQPNLFEQVAQKDLPPLDSDDDADDGKPVIESLDTLLQWCENDPVDNWEMQRNDLCQGVQGNRNVFIDYPELAWLLFNKTLPADMKTPSGGSVPTDPAYTVTPHSNNDAWGDVTISGGRITAAPKDGYYTEGFTVEPANAATVTQSGNVFTVKDTKENCTVTIQFAPKTPASVSYIVPEGVSVTNGPAAGYLGDSITLPTINGAPTDNSKDYSFVGWVEDEVAATKSRDGFTVLATGASYTLKNVKTMLYALYSYRVEDGSGAADTFELVTTKPVSGDWSGDYVMTNPSGDTLHLATGKEIDTQDSAVSLATSGVTKAGNTLSGVTSDYVIAISKLANGNYTLRLKGAPTDTYLTFPGGSKNAIGTTTNSNDAIAQWTLALSGGNMVITNVGNTSYQLKWNNSWKGFRCYTTGQENVKLYAAAGAPASTYYLTLGEGTDPDPEPIPANIGYAVPKGVTVPGGPTTGEVGKPIVLPSVSGTPEDNSKDYTFVGWVDKKIPETTSSTGLNILNAGTSYTITKQAVELFALYSYKTESGTGGEDSFSLVTAASELKTGDMVVIVSKNVNYALGTTQNNNNRKAAEVTKSGETVEIGASVAELTLETGNIPDTFSFNVGSGYLYAAGKLSGDQTVKGNWLRTESSISDNSSWKIEIAADGNATVKAQGANDANWMRYNPNVDQDGNPLAAGPLFGCYGPNSSMKDAASDIAVYKKGSGGSVITTYYLTLAEGGGVENPDPVKLPVPVPSKSGGEVTSGDKVTFTALSGATVKYVTVDPAAGTPDWRDVPAEGLSIEGTSGATVKIWVKSTRADAKDSDVVALTFTIKKADSNPGPSSGTNTGGTAANPVVKAEDVKVNDGTAEIKLPAANAKLDDAANKKAASANGTKPVAITGGGLNIIIPAGTLTAGTDVNALLVDPKAAGSVIRVTRSDGTTAILPIATVSGGNAAYVVNILGKYEVVDNDNTFRDTDNHWALPAIGFVSAREIFRGDSTGAFRPDQPMTRGMLATVLARIDGGKTGAGTPFADVPAGSWYAGEIAWAAQNKLVEGDGKNFNPDDDLTREQLCVILIRYLNYSGLTLAEATAMGDFSDLSKVSPWAKDAVEQAVKAGLIDGKTGVLIDPQGKATRAEIATILQRFVEGVLK is encoded by the coding sequence ATGCAAAGAGTCTCCAAACGCGCGCTGCCCTGGATACTGGCACTGGTGTTGGTTTTCTCCATGTCCCCGGCGGTTTCGGCGGCAGGGTTGACGCCAAGAAACGAAGGCGTGCGCCATGAGGACTGCACCTCCCTGAGCGCTCAGGCTGATTCCTACTATACCGGCGACTACGCCTGGGATAAGCTGTCCACACTGGAGGGAACTGATACCGACAGCTCTCTGCAGGGGACGAAAACCCCGCTCTACTCGCAGCTGCAAACCCTAATGTCGACCACCATGACAAAAAAAGTTACCTACAACAGCCTCACCAGCTACTGGCCCACGACGGATACCCAGCCCGGCTACAGCAACGCGACCCTCTTTTACTGCGACGTGGACAGCAGCAGCTATAACCGGGAGCATGTCTGGCCCAAGAGCCGGGCATCTTATTATGAGACGGGCGGCGGTGCCGATCTGCACCACCTGCGCCCCACCAACTCCACCGTCAACTCCACCCGAAATAACTACACGATGGGCAACGTACAGGGTGTTATTACGAACCCCAGCACCTATAGCTACGGCGGAAAAATCGTACTGTGGTACAACACCGCCGGGAATGGCTTGGTAGAGGTCAACGACGATATCAAGGGCGACGTGGCCCGTATTCTGCTCTATATCTATGTGCGCTGGGGGCAGCCCAACCTGTTTGAACAGGTCGCTCAAAAAGATTTGCCTCCTCTAGACTCTGACGATGACGCGGATGATGGCAAGCCGGTCATCGAGAGCCTGGACACTCTGCTGCAGTGGTGCGAGAATGACCCGGTGGACAACTGGGAGATGCAGCGCAACGACCTGTGCCAGGGCGTCCAGGGAAACCGCAACGTCTTCATCGACTACCCGGAGCTGGCCTGGCTCCTGTTCAATAAGACCCTGCCGGCGGATATGAAGACCCCCTCCGGGGGATCCGTGCCAACTGACCCGGCCTATACCGTTACGCCCCACTCCAATAATGACGCGTGGGGTGACGTGACAATCAGCGGCGGGCGCATAACCGCCGCACCGAAGGACGGCTATTACACGGAAGGGTTTACAGTGGAGCCTGCGAACGCGGCCACCGTCACCCAAAGCGGCAATGTTTTTACCGTGAAAGACACAAAGGAGAACTGTACCGTCACCATACAGTTTGCCCCAAAGACTCCGGCGTCCGTCTCTTACATAGTACCTGAGGGCGTCAGCGTGACGAACGGGCCCGCGGCGGGCTATCTGGGCGACTCGATTACCCTGCCCACCATCAATGGGGCGCCCACAGACAACAGCAAGGACTATAGCTTTGTCGGCTGGGTGGAGGACGAGGTAGCCGCCACCAAGAGCCGGGATGGGTTTACCGTGCTCGCCACCGGCGCCTCCTACACGCTCAAGAACGTAAAGACCATGCTTTACGCTCTCTATTCCTATAGGGTGGAGGACGGCTCCGGCGCGGCAGACACCTTTGAGCTGGTCACCACCAAACCGGTGAGCGGAGACTGGAGCGGTGACTATGTCATGACAAATCCCAGCGGGGATACCCTCCACCTGGCCACGGGGAAGGAGATCGACACGCAGGACTCGGCGGTTTCCCTTGCAACAAGCGGTGTGACCAAGGCAGGCAATACCCTCTCCGGCGTGACCTCCGACTACGTCATCGCCATCAGCAAGCTGGCAAACGGCAACTACACCCTGCGCCTAAAGGGTGCTCCCACGGACACCTATCTCACGTTTCCCGGCGGCAGCAAAAACGCCATTGGGACCACGACAAACAGCAATGATGCCATCGCCCAGTGGACGCTTGCGCTCAGCGGCGGCAACATGGTCATCACCAACGTGGGAAATACAAGCTATCAGCTCAAATGGAACAATAGTTGGAAGGGGTTCCGCTGCTATACCACGGGACAGGAGAATGTAAAGCTCTACGCCGCCGCAGGTGCACCAGCCAGCACCTATTACCTGACCCTGGGCGAGGGGACAGATCCCGACCCGGAACCCATCCCGGCCAACATTGGCTACGCCGTGCCCAAGGGTGTTACCGTACCCGGCGGTCCGACCACGGGTGAAGTGGGCAAGCCCATCGTCCTGCCCTCAGTCAGCGGGACGCCCGAGGACAACAGCAAGGACTACACCTTTGTCGGCTGGGTGGACAAAAAGATCCCGGAGACCACGAGTTCCACCGGCCTGAACATCCTCAATGCGGGTACGTCCTATACCATCACAAAGCAAGCCGTCGAGCTTTTTGCCCTCTACTCCTATAAGACGGAGAGCGGGACCGGCGGGGAAGATTCCTTCTCATTGGTTACCGCCGCGAGTGAGCTGAAGACTGGAGACATGGTGGTCATTGTTTCCAAGAACGTGAACTACGCGCTGGGCACCACGCAGAATAACAATAACCGCAAGGCGGCCGAGGTGACCAAGTCCGGCGAGACCGTTGAGATCGGGGCGAGCGTGGCGGAGCTTACGCTGGAGACCGGAAACATACCTGATACCTTCTCTTTCAATGTGGGGAGCGGCTATCTCTACGCCGCGGGCAAGCTTTCTGGCGATCAGACGGTAAAAGGGAACTGGCTGAGAACGGAGTCCAGCATATCAGACAATTCCTCTTGGAAAATTGAGATTGCCGCGGACGGAAATGCCACAGTGAAGGCGCAGGGAGCAAATGACGCCAACTGGATGCGCTATAATCCCAATGTTGACCAAGACGGGAATCCCCTTGCTGCCGGTCCGCTTTTCGGCTGCTATGGCCCGAATAGCTCAATGAAAGACGCGGCGAGTGATATCGCCGTCTATAAGAAAGGATCTGGTGGCTCTGTCATCACCACCTACTACCTGACCCTGGCCGAGGGCGGCGGGGTGGAGAACCCTGATCCCGTCAAGCTGCCTGTTCCCGTGCCGTCCAAGTCGGGCGGCGAGGTGACGAGCGGCGACAAGGTCACCTTTACCGCGCTCAGCGGAGCGACGGTGAAGTATGTGACTGTTGACCCGGCCGCGGGTACGCCCGACTGGAGAGACGTCCCCGCCGAAGGCCTGTCCATTGAGGGCACGAGCGGCGCAACCGTCAAGATTTGGGTGAAGTCCACCAGGGCCGACGCGAAGGACAGCGATGTGGTCGCCCTCACCTTTACCATCAAGAAGGCGGATTCCAATCCCGGCCCCAGTTCCGGAACGAACACCGGCGGCACGGCTGCCAACCCCGTTGTGAAGGCAGAGGACGTGAAGGTGAACGACGGCACCGCGGAGATCAAGCTCCCCGCCGCCAACGCGAAACTGGACGACGCCGCCAACAAAAAGGCCGCCTCCGCCAACGGGACCAAACCCGTTGCGATCACGGGCGGCGGGCTGAATATCATTATCCCCGCCGGGACCCTGACGGCGGGTACGGATGTAAACGCCCTGCTGGTCGATCCCAAGGCCGCCGGCAGCGTCATCCGGGTTACCAGGTCCGACGGGACCACCGCCATCCTGCCCATCGCCACCGTGAGCGGCGGTAATGCGGCCTATGTGGTAAATATCCTCGGCAAGTATGAGGTCGTCGATAACGACAATACCTTCCGCGACACCGACAACCACTGGGCCCTGCCCGCCATCGGTTTTGTCTCGGCCCGCGAGATATTCAGGGGCGACAGCACCGGCGCGTTCAGGCCCGACCAGCCCATGACCCGGGGCATGCTGGCCACCGTTCTCGCCCGCATCGACGGCGGGAAGACCGGCGCGGGAACCCCCTTTGCCGACGTGCCCGCCGGCTCCTGGTACGCCGGGGAGATCGCCTGGGCTGCCCAAAATAAGCTGGTGGAGGGGGACGGGAAAAACTTTAACCCCGACGACGACCTCACCCGTGAGCAGCTCTGCGTGATTCTGATCCGTTACTTGAACTACTCCGGCCTCACCCTGGCGGAGGCGACCGCAATGGGCGACTTCTCCGACCTGAGCAAGGTAAGCCCTTGGGCGAAGGACGCCGTGGAGCAGGCCGTCAAGGCCGGGCTCATCGATGGCAAGACCGGCGTGCTGATCGACCCACAGGGCAAGGCCACCCGCGCTGAGATCGCCACCATCCTCCAGCGCTTTGTGGAGGGCGTACTAAAGTAA